A genome region from Thalassotalea euphylliae includes the following:
- a CDS encoding glycosyltransferase: MVHVISEYRNKASVECDRQVTRVLYVHFGDNWLRGSEIVLLDMISSAQQQGYQPVLWCNSQLLADEAKQLGIEVICQPMVCIGYWFKPRWQFGSFIRQLVTARKLIKRCGIQLVHCNNGAPCQWLSLACKYLKVPLLLHLHARYQYFDRLALGFAGADFTVGVSHSVTEVFRQAEPNQKSYSVIYNGIEQQRAVSEQPTDLRSIVGATDKDTVMLYVGSLIARKGLATLISAIAQVSSQDSSQVTAQASRQVMSGATSQPQVKLAIVGEGEEKHRLMMQVESLGLSEQVFFLGEQQDVAALYSSNVDCFVSVPSEEVFGLTLAEASLANLPVITTDVPGVNEIYQDNVNARLVPAGNIKALAEAISEYTRHPSRFKGFANAAQRHIAQSFSCQHQFQQFDTCYHETVARGSQKSFTWFVGYQLSQVSNALLAKVTSKISQGLKQLGVRQVTAK; the protein is encoded by the coding sequence ATGGTTCATGTGATTAGCGAATACAGAAACAAAGCAAGTGTCGAATGCGATCGTCAGGTGACGAGAGTACTTTACGTGCATTTTGGTGACAACTGGCTACGAGGCAGTGAAATTGTATTACTTGATATGATCAGCAGCGCTCAACAACAGGGTTATCAACCTGTGCTTTGGTGCAATAGCCAATTACTGGCTGATGAAGCTAAACAGCTAGGCATTGAAGTGATTTGCCAGCCAATGGTTTGTATTGGCTATTGGTTCAAACCAAGGTGGCAGTTTGGATCGTTTATTCGCCAGCTAGTAACTGCTAGAAAATTGATTAAACGCTGTGGTATTCAGCTGGTGCATTGTAATAACGGCGCACCGTGTCAATGGCTCTCATTAGCTTGTAAATACCTAAAGGTGCCTTTGCTACTGCATTTGCATGCCCGTTATCAGTATTTTGATCGCCTAGCACTTGGTTTTGCTGGCGCCGATTTTACGGTTGGGGTTAGCCACTCAGTGACAGAGGTTTTTCGTCAGGCTGAGCCCAATCAAAAATCCTATTCTGTTATTTATAACGGTATTGAGCAACAACGTGCAGTTTCTGAACAGCCTACCGATTTACGCTCAATTGTAGGCGCAACGGACAAAGATACTGTGATGCTCTACGTTGGCTCGTTAATCGCACGTAAAGGTCTGGCAACGCTCATTTCAGCTATTGCTCAAGTTTCTTCTCAAGACTCTTCTCAAGTAACAGCACAAGCATCGCGTCAAGTGATGTCGGGAGCGACAAGCCAGCCACAAGTTAAACTTGCCATCGTTGGTGAAGGCGAAGAAAAGCACCGCTTGATGATGCAAGTTGAGTCGCTAGGGCTCAGTGAACAAGTCTTCTTTTTAGGGGAACAGCAAGATGTTGCAGCGCTTTATTCAAGCAATGTCGATTGTTTTGTTTCTGTGCCTAGTGAGGAAGTCTTTGGTTTAACACTGGCAGAAGCGAGTCTTGCTAATTTACCTGTTATCACAACAGATGTGCCAGGTGTCAACGAAATCTACCAAGACAATGTTAATGCTCGCTTAGTACCTGCTGGCAATATCAAAGCCTTAGCTGAAGCAATTAGCGAATATACCCGCCATCCATCAAGGTTTAAAGGTTTTGCTAATGCTGCGCAGCGCCATATTGCTCAATCATTTAGCTGCCAGCACCAGTTCCAACAATTCGACACTTGTTATCACGAAACTGTCGCTAGAGGCAGCCAAAAAAGTTTCACATGGTTTGTGGGTTATCAA
- a CDS encoding glycosyltransferase family 4 protein — MSRSSLNIVLLVDSRSFGGIESHIANLALGLEQASHKVLIILMANYGEHPVFDVDPKLRTKTIKLSGGAVELYQTLSRLSIDVVHTHGYKAGIIGRFICRMLDKAVVSTFHAGERGTLKIRFYRWLDRISAKGTQCISVSQPIADELGVSSDVIQNFVEPAPLKTVSFRCNQLAFVGRFSHEKGPDHFLQVAEAMPEHIFSMYGAGPLFSSLDKSKPLNMCLLGQVPSMLPHWQEIKVLCITSRAEGLPLVALEAMAHGIPVVSYAVGGLPSLVDHGVNGWLVDEHQPAKFIETLQQVMALSPSRFKLISQNARKTILDRFSTTAVVPQIETVYRQALSHEVLAQPVK, encoded by the coding sequence ATGAGTCGTTCTTCGCTAAATATTGTTCTGTTAGTCGATAGCCGCAGTTTTGGTGGTATCGAAAGTCATATCGCTAACTTAGCCTTGGGGTTAGAGCAAGCGAGTCATAAAGTCTTAATTATTTTGATGGCGAATTATGGGGAACATCCCGTGTTTGATGTTGACCCTAAATTGCGCACGAAAACCATTAAGTTAAGTGGCGGTGCGGTAGAGCTTTACCAAACATTAAGTAGACTCTCCATTGACGTTGTTCATACTCACGGTTACAAAGCGGGTATTATTGGTCGCTTTATTTGTCGTATGTTGGATAAGGCGGTGGTATCGACGTTTCATGCGGGCGAGCGTGGCACGTTAAAAATCCGCTTCTATCGTTGGTTAGATCGCATTAGTGCCAAGGGCACTCAATGCATTAGTGTGTCTCAACCCATTGCTGATGAGTTGGGAGTGAGTAGCGATGTGATTCAAAACTTCGTTGAACCTGCACCACTCAAAACCGTGTCATTTCGCTGCAATCAACTGGCCTTTGTCGGGCGTTTTAGTCATGAGAAAGGCCCAGATCATTTCTTACAAGTGGCCGAAGCCATGCCGGAACATATTTTTTCAATGTACGGTGCAGGGCCACTATTTTCATCTCTTGATAAAAGTAAACCGCTGAATATGTGCTTGTTGGGGCAGGTACCGTCGATGTTGCCACACTGGCAAGAGATTAAAGTGCTTTGCATTACAAGCCGAGCAGAGGGGTTACCGTTGGTTGCTCTAGAAGCGATGGCACACGGTATTCCTGTAGTGAGCTATGCCGTAGGCGGCTTACCCAGCTTGGTTGACCACGGAGTTAATGGCTGGTTGGTTGATGAACACCAGCCTGCAAAGTTTATCGAAACGCTACAGCAAGTCATGGCACTTAGCCCAAGTCGTTTCAAGTTGATTAGTCAAAATGCGCGCAAAACGATTCTTGATAGGTTTTCGACGACAGCAGTGGTGCCGCAAATTGAAACGGTTTATCGCCAAGCACTGAGCCATGAAGTTTTGGCTCAGCCAGTGAAGTAA
- a CDS encoding lipopolysaccharide biosynthesis protein has translation MLSRQVKSLLSDSALYGLAIFLMKGISLLMLPVYTHYLSTADYGRLEVLVVFANVFSIFLGFGLVEALYRFVGLAESEATKRLHAGECLLLAMFVGGGAYLVFHFFSPQLATLLPDQIQGEEVYLLGVALALGGIINVPLAWLRITNRARLFFSVTMVKVVIQVGLSFYWLAEGWGVKSILASGAVSSVVVAIWLSVIQIKETGLSVSTKHLLAICNYGWPIFIGGVATFALSGMDRWLLAAHFSAADIATYAIAIKFALVPTLLIQPFTLWWYPKRFSVLKADDGKAVNARFAMLGAVLAVLTCGLLGLVGPNLIRWLTPSDYHGAALILPWLLLCTALKLVAELLNLGCYIDADSQRQMYINLIASAVGAVLLVLLVPDFFINGALAALVIAYTVRVLLFYCWSQRRLALPYQFAYFNLAVAGAFLANFVGQFIEVSPWFGLF, from the coding sequence ATGTTATCTCGACAAGTGAAAAGTTTACTCAGCGATTCAGCCCTCTATGGCTTAGCGATTTTTTTAATGAAGGGGATTTCATTATTAATGCTGCCTGTTTATACCCATTATTTATCAACGGCAGACTATGGGCGCTTAGAAGTCTTAGTGGTGTTCGCCAACGTTTTTTCTATTTTTCTGGGCTTTGGTTTAGTTGAGGCGTTATATCGTTTTGTCGGCTTGGCTGAAAGTGAAGCTACAAAGCGACTGCACGCCGGTGAATGTTTGTTGTTGGCAATGTTTGTCGGTGGCGGAGCCTATTTAGTTTTCCATTTTTTCAGCCCACAATTGGCAACCTTATTGCCTGATCAAATTCAGGGTGAAGAAGTTTATTTACTTGGTGTTGCGCTAGCGCTTGGCGGCATTATTAATGTGCCACTGGCATGGCTGCGAATTACTAATCGTGCTCGCCTGTTTTTTTCAGTCACTATGGTAAAAGTCGTGATTCAAGTCGGGCTGTCTTTCTATTGGTTGGCTGAGGGCTGGGGGGTAAAGAGTATTTTAGCATCTGGCGCGGTATCTTCAGTCGTGGTTGCCATTTGGCTAAGTGTGATTCAAATCAAAGAAACAGGCTTGTCGGTAAGCACTAAGCACTTACTCGCTATTTGTAACTACGGTTGGCCGATTTTCATTGGTGGCGTAGCTACCTTTGCGCTTTCCGGTATGGATCGTTGGCTGTTAGCTGCGCATTTCAGTGCTGCTGATATTGCAACCTATGCGATCGCCATAAAATTTGCGCTGGTGCCAACGTTACTAATTCAGCCGTTTACGCTGTGGTGGTACCCAAAACGTTTTAGCGTGCTAAAAGCAGACGATGGCAAAGCGGTTAATGCGCGCTTTGCCATGTTAGGAGCTGTACTGGCGGTATTAACGTGCGGCCTTCTAGGGCTAGTAGGACCAAATCTTATTCGCTGGTTAACGCCTAGCGACTATCATGGGGCGGCGTTGATTTTACCTTGGTTATTGCTTTGTACGGCACTTAAGCTGGTTGCTGAACTACTGAACCTTGGGTGTTATATCGATGCAGACAGCCAGCGACAAATGTATATAAACTTGATTGCTTCTGCTGTCGGGGCAGTGTTATTGGTGCTGCTTGTTCCTGACTTTTTCATTAACGGTGCGCTGGCGGCCTTAGTAATCGCCTACACAGTTCGCGTACTACTGTTTTATTGCTGGAGCCAACGTCGCTTGGCGTTACCCTATCAATTTGCCTATTTTAATCTGGCTGTCGCGGGTGCGTTTTTAGCAAACTTTGTTGGTCAATTTATTGAGGTATCGCCATGGTTTGGCCTGTTTTAA
- a CDS encoding HigA family addiction module antitoxin codes for MSMHNPPHPGEFIFDVYMKPFGYSCRFVAKQLDVSASTLNRILKCQSSITPEMSLRLSRTLGRTPESWLLLQSNYDLWQAKQRVNLSKVHSIDFAAV; via the coding sequence ATGAGCATGCATAATCCACCGCATCCTGGTGAATTTATTTTCGATGTATACATGAAGCCGTTTGGCTACAGTTGTCGTTTTGTTGCCAAACAGCTAGATGTATCGGCATCAACGCTAAATAGGATTCTAAAATGTCAGAGTTCTATCACACCCGAAATGTCATTGCGTTTATCTAGAACGCTAGGGCGAACTCCTGAAAGTTGGCTATTGTTACAGTCTAACTACGATTTATGGCAAGCTAAACAGCGTGTGAACCTGTCAAAAGTGCATTCGATAGACTTCGCGGCAGTTTAG
- a CDS encoding O-antigen ligase family protein: MVWPVLSTSLYGFFFVLAGAALYFFPHPVLLVAIGLVPFVIWGVVRFSFYVVLGFVVCSFFRIHEVFPMLSPLKLPQLFALGALMVIFLRLAIIQNLAPYWCRQFTYLMAFFGLVTVALPFSANVGVAMNSWSGTYSKIILMTFVIAWMMRAESHFVNACRIYLLAGTCVAIVALMNKANGIGLVEGTRVTIGRDIGSLLGDPNDLALVLLYPMAFAIGAALEKGLSRFERLFGAVIFIVLVFALLATQSRGGLLGMVSVVGLFAYQRVKSKVLLFSGGGLALIVLFAVAGISERSSGGAAEEGIDESAMGRLYAWQAAWNMALDNPIAGVGISNFYFNYFFYSAHWDGLNHAVHSTWFGVLAETGFGGLILFICLIVSTFRVSWRLVNDPRRVLLAPMIRVVVCAAPAGIAGFVISGTFLTQGFIWPIYLQVALVIALNKFTEQFFANCSDKPTHPYMQVANRK; encoded by the coding sequence ATGGTTTGGCCTGTTTTAAGTACCTCGCTTTACGGCTTTTTCTTTGTCTTAGCTGGCGCTGCGCTGTACTTTTTTCCGCATCCTGTTTTGTTGGTAGCGATAGGCTTAGTGCCGTTTGTTATCTGGGGCGTTGTGCGTTTTTCTTTCTACGTGGTGCTTGGCTTTGTGGTGTGTTCATTTTTTCGAATTCACGAAGTTTTTCCGATGCTGTCGCCACTTAAATTGCCGCAGTTGTTTGCACTCGGTGCTTTGATGGTGATTTTTCTGCGCTTGGCCATTATTCAAAACTTAGCGCCGTATTGGTGCCGCCAATTTACTTACCTGATGGCGTTTTTTGGTTTGGTCACGGTTGCGTTGCCATTCTCGGCCAATGTTGGGGTCGCAATGAATTCATGGTCAGGCACTTACAGCAAGATTATTCTCATGACCTTTGTCATCGCCTGGATGATGCGAGCTGAGTCTCATTTTGTTAATGCTTGTCGAATCTACTTATTAGCAGGAACCTGTGTGGCTATAGTTGCATTGATGAACAAAGCTAATGGCATTGGTTTGGTTGAAGGAACACGCGTTACCATTGGGCGCGATATTGGCTCTTTGTTAGGTGACCCTAACGATCTTGCGTTGGTATTGCTTTACCCCATGGCGTTTGCAATTGGTGCTGCGCTTGAAAAAGGTTTATCTCGATTTGAACGCTTATTCGGGGCAGTGATTTTTATCGTATTAGTGTTCGCATTGCTGGCCACACAAAGTCGTGGTGGCCTATTGGGCATGGTTTCCGTTGTTGGCTTGTTTGCCTATCAAAGAGTGAAGTCAAAAGTCTTACTGTTTAGTGGTGGTGGGCTGGCGCTAATTGTTTTATTTGCTGTCGCTGGTATTAGTGAACGTTCGTCTGGCGGTGCGGCAGAGGAGGGTATAGATGAGTCTGCGATGGGGCGCCTTTACGCTTGGCAAGCGGCGTGGAATATGGCGTTGGACAATCCCATTGCCGGTGTTGGTATTAGTAACTTCTATTTTAATTACTTTTTCTATAGTGCTCATTGGGATGGTCTAAACCACGCGGTACATTCTACTTGGTTCGGCGTGTTGGCAGAAACCGGCTTTGGCGGCTTGATTTTGTTTATCTGCTTAATTGTGTCTACTTTTCGGGTGAGTTGGCGTTTAGTTAATGATCCACGAAGAGTGCTGTTGGCACCTATGATACGTGTGGTTGTTTGTGCCGCACCTGCCGGTATCGCAGGGTTTGTTATCTCAGGTACCTTCCTAACGCAAGGCTTTATCTGGCCGATATACCTGCAAGTGGCTTTGGTTATTGCCCTCAATAAATTTACTGAGCAGTTTTTTGCAAACTGCAGTGACAAGCCCACTCACCCCTACATGCAAGTTGCAAATCGCAAATAA